Proteins found in one Bacteroidota bacterium genomic segment:
- a CDS encoding SDR family oxidoreductase, with protein sequence MFKNKIAFITGASSGFGEACARLFAEHGAKLILCARRNDRLEKLAKELYSDFKTETHIVKLDVRVRADVKSCIDSLPAEWKTIDVLINSAGLASGLGKVHEGDIDDWEAMIDTNVKGLLYLTRSVVPLMINNGGNGHVINIGSIAGIAAYPNGGVYCGSKAAVRLISDGLRIDLVDTNIRVTNIQPGLAETEFSMVRFHGDEEKAAQVYKGIEALTGLDIAEIALFSANRPTHVQICEITVTPTFQASAQVVFKKEDGK encoded by the coding sequence ATGTTTAAGAACAAAATAGCTTTTATTACAGGAGCGAGTAGTGGTTTTGGAGAAGCTTGTGCTCGACTTTTTGCAGAACATGGAGCCAAGCTTATATTATGCGCCCGTAGGAATGATCGATTAGAAAAATTGGCAAAAGAGCTTTATTCCGACTTTAAAACCGAAACGCATATTGTTAAATTGGATGTTAGAGTACGTGCCGATGTTAAAAGCTGTATTGATAGTTTACCTGCAGAATGGAAGACAATTGATGTATTGATTAATAGCGCTGGTTTAGCTTCAGGATTGGGTAAAGTACATGAAGGAGACATCGATGATTGGGAAGCGATGATAGACACTAATGTTAAGGGCTTACTGTACTTAACCCGAAGTGTGGTTCCCTTGATGATTAATAATGGAGGAAATGGACATGTAATCAATATTGGATCCATTGCCGGAATTGCCGCATATCCAAATGGAGGTGTTTATTGTGGCAGCAAAGCAGCTGTTCGTCTTATTAGTGATGGTTTAAGGATTGATTTGGTCGATACTAACATTCGGGTTACAAACATTCAACCTGGTTTGGCAGAAACTGAATTTAGTATGGTACGCTTTCATGGTGATGAGGAAAAAGCAGCACAGGTATATAAAGGGATTGAAGCACTTACAGGATTGGATATTGCTGAGATTGCATTATTCTCGGCCAACAGACCAACTCATGTTCAAATCTGCGAAATAACTGTTACACCTACTTTTCAGGCATCTGCACAAGTTGTTTTTAAGAAGGAGGATGGCAAATAA